The DNA region TGATTTTCTCTGATCCCACAGTCTAGATAAGATGAGGGCTGGGGGGATTGGGCCAAGAAATTGATAAGGCAGGAGGGGAAGGAGTAGGGGGCCTCAAAGAGAGAAGCAGAACAAGCATCTCCCAGGATGAGGGCTGGGGAGTGAAGAGAAAGGGACTCAGCTCTGAGCTGCCCTCATGTGCCCTCATCTAAGACCATCACCTGGGGGCAGCATACCGGTCAATATACAGACACTTGAAACCACTCTCCACAGAAGGTGCTGACTTGGCCTCTTTGTGGGGAGTGTGTAATAGAAAATACTCACCACCTGACCAAGGTCACATTGAACAGAATCAACTGGGAAATTTCCCTGTGAGTTGGAGCACCAATGGATGCAAAAACTCTGTTAGACATATTCATAAACTCTTAAAATGTGCCAGATTCTTCACTAAGTTTTTTACATTCATTATCTTCAttccaaaggggaaaagaatcacccccacttcacagataaagaaaggGGAGCTCAGAGAGGGGCAAAAGAGTTGcccaaaagtcacacagcaagcgaAAATGAAGCTGAAGAGGTGTGAACCCCAGCCTGcttccagagcctctgctcttaAATATGGTTTGCCAAAGACAGACCACTCCAGCATCTGCCAAGGCACTCCACAGCCCGCTGGTACTCACCCTCGCAGCAGCTTGACTTTGATACCCCCCGGGAGGGtgtcacattgctccatgaccagcCGTGGGTAACCCGTGCGGTCCATGGTCAGCTGGACCTTGGCCGTGATGTTCACCTCCACTGCGATGTCCAAGAAGCCAATAAGACTGGAGGAGACCATGGGGCCAGGGAGACAACGAGTCAACTCCCAACCACCACCTCACACCTCGGCTTTTGCTCCGGCTGGTCCCGCCATCTACTATGCCGCTGGCTCACGTCTAGGGGTCCCAAACCAGGCTTCTCTGGTCCCTCAAGTCATCTGTGAACAATTCTACCTCCCCTTAGCCTATGAGAGCTCCAAAGACTAGGAATAGAGATCCATAAATGAACTCTATGTATAAATGCTGGTTTCCAAGGTGACCACCCAATCATCCGGCTTTGTAGGCATGACCTCATCCCATGGGATAAATCGATGCAAAAGTCCACTGTCTGAGGTTCTCTAATGAACACCACCTACGTGGCAGGCACTGTTCAGCAAGGCCTTTGCTTGCTGTCCCTCGCTGTGGCTGCAGCCACCTGGAAAAGGATATGTCTTATCATGCCCATAGCAGGTGAAGACACTACAGCTCAGTGAAATTAGGGGGACTGGCCTGAGGTCACAGATTAAAAGagagagtcaggattcaaacccaggcagtcccCAGACTCCAGCCTTGCAGATCTTAACACCACACAGACTGCCTTTACTGCTCGCCGCTCAGGAGATGACCTGAGCCCAAAGGTATAAGCCATGCGTGTGCTGGTGACACCTCAGGTCTTTTAGTCCCCACATTATGGACAAAGATGGGAGATGACCTGCCCAAGATCTCCCAGCTAGGATGTAGCGGGGCAGGGACCCCTCCGGGACCAAGGGCACACACCTTTTCCCGTCGATGGCCACGCGGGTGTACAAGTTCAGGTAGACGCCCACACCCGGCAGGAGCCGCACAGACACCCGAGGGAGAGTCAGCTCCATGATGCGCAGCCTGAACAGGACCGAGAGCGGTGAGAGGGCGTCCAGCCCCACTGCCTGCCACGCTGCTCACCCGGGACCGCCCTCCCTACACCCTCCTCCTCTGAGCCCCATTCATTCCTCCAGACTCCAGAAAGACCTGGGGTTTGTGGATAGAACTCGGaaaacacagagaagttaaaggCAAAAAAACACCACGACCCATACTCCCACTGGAGACCCACCGTTTATATTTCCATGtatttcctttgaattttttttcatgtaaagatgctattccttctgcctgtCCCTGCCCCTCTTTGCCTGGTTCCCTCCTACACATTCTTTAGATTTCAGCTCCAGgtcctcttcctccaggaagcctcccctgatCTCTCCACTATACACATCCTCACTTCTCCATGAACTTCTTAGCACTGTTGTAATTGTATGATTGTTTCTAGGCTTCTTTATTGATGCCATATACCCCACCAAGCTGcaagctctgtgaggacaagagATGTGTCCTGTCTTGGCTCACCATGAGGTTGTGTCCCTAGTACCAATATAGTGCCCCACACATAGTAGGCCCtctaaatattggttgaattaaATAGTGAATGTGAGGAGGAGGCTGGTATAGTTGAAattataatatgtatgtatgagCCTTGGGTTTGTTACACCTAGACTATATTACTATGACGattctacagatgagggaactgagactcagaaagaggaaaagaatggcCCAGAGTCACACACTAATATAAAAGGTTGAACTGGGACTCAAACTCAGGGCTGTCTAATGACAAGACCCCAAATCATACAACTTGGGACTTGAGATGTCCAGTCCTGGGGCCAAGCCCTAAAGTGTACAGGGCACTGAAGACCATCCCTTTTCCAACTCCAGGCCTCTGGGGGTGATCATTCCTGTTTGGAGGTTCATCAGGGAGCTTGATAGGGAGAGCCTGGACCCTCCTTACCCTGTGATGCCCTGCATGGTGCTGAGGATGCCACCCTCGCCGAGTGCACCCAGGACACCCCCTCCTCCGAGAAGTCCTCCAACACCAAGGAGACCACCTCCACCGAGCAGGCCACCTTGGCCCGCTAGGATGCCGTTGGCTGTCAGTATGCCTCCAGTGCCCAGCAAACCACCTGGGCCCAGCGCCCCAGTGGCTACACCAGGTGGGATCTCTCCAGGCTGCAGCTTTTGCCGGTGAAGTCTGCCCATGGTCGCCGCCACTTCCGCTGACCTGTACCGCCTGTGGCCCCTCTGGCTGCCATATGCATTCTCAGCGTTGCGGTAGTTGCCCTTCCGGAGGTCCCTGATGCTTCCATCAGACTCAAGGATCTCACCGTAATGGTATTTGTCCCCCAGCTGAGCGGTGTTGTCATTGGCCTCAACGTGACCGTACTTGTAATTACTACCAAGTTGGTTGCCACTGGTATACTCTGGGGGTGGTTCTTGGATGTGAAACTCATTGTAGGGAACACCACCGACACCTCGGGGGAATTCAGCGCCTCCGTAGTCATCGTAATGGTGTTGGCCACCACCCAAaagaccaccaccaccacccaagaGACCACCACTGTCACCCAGCAGCCCCCCACCACTGCTACTCCCTCCACCCAAAAGCCCCCCACCATTACCACCCAGGAGGCCTCCATCACTGCTGCTACTGACACCCAGTAAGCTTCCACCAACTCCACCCAACAGGTCACCACCCcggccacctccacctccaccaagCAAGGCCCCCAGGAGAggcccaccaccatcaccaccagcttTATCCATGGGCACTTCTCTCAGGGCTGAGCGGAGAGCATCACTTTGCTGCAAGGTGCCTGAGATGGCTGCAGAGAAGCAAAGGTCTCAGTTAGGGGCTCttccccctccagcccccaggcACTGCCTCCCAGCATTGCTCGGCTCTCTGGGCCCCACTTTTCCCACTGGTAAAACGCTGAGGTCGAATGGAAAGACTCCTCCAGACTAACCCAGCCCTGACACCCCCGGGAACTCATTAGCTGCTGGCTTTGACCTCTCACACTTTAACTGGATTTCGACAGCATTCAGCTAAACCTGGATAGATTTTCTTCATGATCCTCCCTTCCAGTGCTCCACACTTTACAGCTTAAAAAAACCTACTTCCTTGTGCATTATTCAATCTGATTCCTGGGAAATAGTCAAGACCAGaattattgtccccatttgatggataaagaaattgaggcctGTGACACTTAGGAAATGAcctcatttttttattcttatgatAGCCTTGGATAGGAATTAGGGCAGGGAATGTGTCCTCATTTGCCAGATGACAAAAGTGAGGCCCCAAGAATTGAAGGCAGAATCAATATCAGCTCCCACTTTTGAGGGCTTTCTATGAACCAGGAACTGTGCAGAGTTTTCCAAagttcatctcatttaattcttgaaTCAATTCTCTGAGAAGGGGACCATAATTACACCttctttgcagatgagaaaactgaggctcagagaactcaAGTCATGggcttaaggtcacacagtcagtatCTGAACACCAGGAAGGCTGACTCTAGGACCCAAGCTCTTAATCACTGCTTTCTACAGCCTCAAGCATAAAGTCCCCAAcatggtgtctggcacatagcaggtgctcaggagATGGGagccaaaagaaaaagaggaaactaaggcccagagaaaaGCCACCCATCCATCTGATGTAGAATCTGCCAGTAAGGAAGAGAGTCCTTGGGAACTTCAGACTTGGCTGgacttccctccctgccccctgccactCCCCACCCACTGCAGGGCTGGACTCACCATTGCTCAGCACGTCTTTGGTAACCCTGAGGACAGTGTTTGTCTCTTGGCGGATGCCACACACAGCCACCACGGACAGAGTAGCCACACACCACGCTGTCCACATTCTGGCACTGCTTCTCTGCTAAGGAGACAGTGGGTCGGTCATATGGCCATGGCTGGGTGTCACCGCACTGGCCAGCAGGTGGAGTTAGCACCACCACCCCTCAACCCGCCAAGAGTCACATCAAgaccctgaggcccagagacaggGTAAACGACCCCAGGTCATAGAATGGGGCAGGTCCAGAGTTCCTGATACCACCTTCTGAGTTTTTCAAATTGCAATTAATCTGGGGGCTCAAAGCAGACCCATTAACCAAACTGTCCCATAACATAGATGTTTTATTATCTCCTGAGATGAAAATTTACAAACGGAGCCTCAGGAAGAGAGAAGAGTAACCGGGATTCCAACCAAAATAGCAAATTAGTAGAAGACAGACTCTGGGGAAATGTCTCCAGAGATTTCTGGAGAAATCCACTCATATattcatccaaccatccatccatcgatCCAACCattcatccaaccatccatccatccatccaaccattcaTCCACTCATCAACCATCCATTCTCCCCCtcttattcatccatccatccatccaaccatccatctatccatcctcCTTCCCATCTACCCATCATTTATCCATGTTCCAACCAGCCAGCAAGCCAGTCATATGTCCatccatttatctttcttttcttccatctttccttccatACATCGATCATCCATATATCCTTCCATCAGCCCATGCAGCTGTCAAACATTCATCTAGCCACACTTCCATGCATCCAGCCAGCTAGCAAATACCTTTTCCTACCTCTTTGGAGGAGACAGTTCTACACCATGTAGTTAAGATTAAGGGCTCTGGATCAGAGCTATCTGCGTTCTAATCCTTAGGCAAGAGACTTGACCTTTTTGAACTACAGCTTCCTAGTCACCAGCACATCATATCTGGTACATAGCAGACACTCAGTAAACAGTAGTTATTGTTTGGGGACTATTATTTCAGACCCCTAAGAAGTGGGTGTGAAGTATTCTGAGATTGGAGGGGTGAAGCATGCATTTGGGGATGAGCAGGTCAACCTCCAGGAAACTTTATTTTGCTGCCTCCATGTCTAGTCCACTTCTCTCACTCCACCAGCCCAGTCTAACCGTTCTCCAGCCTCAGAGAATCAGAACAGGACATGGCCTCCCATCTGGGCCAGACTGTGAAATTTTTGGATTCAGTTCCACTTATGCACACTCTTCCCTTTTCCCTGCCCCCACGTCCCTTGAAGTTCACAAAGCCCCCAAGTTCTTTTCCCGTTCCTAATTGCTCCCAGGAGAGTATCAGAGGCACTCATTTATACTAGAATATTAAGGACTAATATGTTCAAGAGGTTTTTTTCCTCCAGCTTCCTCACCTCATCCTAACCCCACTGCCCAGAGAGTTCTGTGTTCAAAGAGGGATCACCACCTTCAGTTTAAAAAGATGGgcatcagggggcttccctggtggcgcagtggttgagagtccgcctgccgatgcaggggacacgggttcatgccccggcccaggaagatcccacatgccgtggagcggctgggcccgtgaggatGAGGATGGGCGTACCCCGCGCGCTCACGCCCAGCGCCACCCGCGACAACACGTTCACCTCCGCTGCCAGCTGCAAGAGGCCCCCCAGGGGGCTGCGAGACCAGATGCTGGGGGCGTGGCCAGGCGGCCAGGCGGCCAGGCGCCACCCACCAGGGCCGCCTTAGCCGCGCCCACCCCGGGGCCGCTGACCAGGGCTCTGACGAGGGGCGGGTGGGTTAGCCCCATTCCCTCCTCTAACCTCCTGCCTCCCTGCCCATTTGCATGTCCCTGcgccccctccctcacccccaccagtGAGCTCCAGGCAGTGGGGTAGGGGTctccagagagagagatggaagtcTCTGGACGTCAGTGGGATGGAGATCCCTGGGGAGGGGTAGTGGGGTGGGATCCAGGGAGGGAATAGGAAAGTGGGAGTCtcttgggaaggaaggaaggaggaaataggggggcagggggtgggtgtgGAGAGACAATAAGGTAGGGGGTCCCCAGGGGCACACTCACCCGGAGCCATGCAGGCCCACCttggtgtgcaggctcagctgcACTCCAAACCCCGGCAGCAGCTTCAGAGACACCTTCGGCAGTGTGATTTCCTCAGTCTTCAGCCTGCATGGAGGAGAGGGCCACTGACCACCAGAcaactcccccccccccgcccccccccgccccagcgCCAGTCCCTCAGTGCCTGGACCATCCCAGACCGGGCAGAGCCTGGAGCCTCTCTTGGGTGTGTCCCCTGTCCCACCTCTAACCCATAAACCCAACTGTGCGCCCTTGAGccagttacttcacctctctggacctcagtttctgcatctgtaaagtggagttaTACAAGTTCCCACTTCATAGGGATGTTGCAGagacaaatgagataatgtaggtGCACAGCTGGTAAAGCATATGCTCTGGAAGTGTAATATCATCATCCTCACTGGAGGCTCAATTAGCTAAAGTgctccctccaccccatcccaATGGCCTCAGCCCTGGTTCAGTCTCTGGCCTGGGTCGTTGTCCTTCCACTCCCATCTCCTAGGCTCTCACACACACAACCCAAGGGGGTTCTCAAACACCCCACggtttattattttctctgtccACTGGGCCTTTGCCCAGGCTGTTCCCTCAGTCTGGAATACCCTTTCCTTAATTTTCCTGCCACTCTGCATCCACTGTCAGCTAGGTGACTCCTCCAGCTCTCCTGATTTCAGCTAGGGtagctcctcctccaggaagccctccttacTGCTTCTCTGACTCAGGCAAATACGCTCCTCTGAGCAGCCCCCACAACCTGCCTGGTCTGCTTCTATCACTGCCCTGAGCTTACAGGATCATGACTGCTGGGTCCGACCTCATACTGGGGGCTCTTTGAAGCTAGGACAGTGGTTCATGTCTGAAGCCCCAGCCTCACCAAGTAGAGGGGATTCTACAGTGGAAGGGGGACTAGATCtactaataatgataataataataatagttaatatttatgaagcatttattatgtgccaggctctgtttcaGCCTGATACAGATTCACTGTCCTGGCAACAACACCATGAGTAGTTGCTCATGGTGCAGCCAGTAAAAGCCAgatggt from Mesoplodon densirostris isolate mMesDen1 chromosome 16, mMesDen1 primary haplotype, whole genome shotgun sequence includes:
- the LOC132476492 gene encoding BPI fold-containing family B member 4, whose protein sequence is MWTAWCVATLSVVAVCGIRQETNTVLRVTKDVLSNAISGTLQQSDALRSALREVPMDKAGVGGVPYNEFHIQEPPPEYTSGNQLGSNYKYGHVEANDNTAQLGDKYHYGEILESDGSIRDLRKGNYRNAENAYGSQRGHRRYRSAEVAATMGRLHRQKLQPGEIPPGVATGALGPGGLLGTGGILTANGILAGQGGLLGGGGLLGVGGLLGGGGVLGALGEGGILSTMQGITGLRIMELTLPRVSVRLLPGVGVYLNLYTRVAIDGKSLIGFLDIAVEVNITAKVQLTMDRTGYPRLVMEQCDTLPGGIKVKLLRGLLPNLVDNLVNQVLANVLPDLLCPIVDVVLGLVNDQLGLVDSLIPLGILGSIQYTFSSLPLVTGEFLELDLNTLVGEVGGELIDYPLGRPAMSPRQKMPELPPMGDNTNCQLAISANFLGSVLTLLQKRGALDIDITDGMFEELPPLTTSTLGALIPKVFQQYPESRSLTIRIQVPNPPSVMLQKDQALVKVFATSMVMVSQPNDVETNICLIDVDTELLAMFSVENDKLMIDTKLDKTRLNLRTSDVGNFDVGLLEVLVGMIFDLAFMPAMNAVMGSGIPLPKILNIDFSNADIDILEDLLVLST